The Vibrio toranzoniae sequence GAATTCTGGACTGAAATCCAGTCTGTTCGTGGCGCAGTGAACAAGCTCCTTGAAGATGCTCGTAAAGAGAAAACGATCGGTGGTGCACTGCAAGCTGAAGTGACTCTGTACGCTGACGACGCACTAGCGGCTAAGATCAACAAGCTAGAAGATGAGCTACGTTTCGTACTTATTACTTCTACTGCGGTTGTTAAGCCACTAAGCGAGAAGTCTGATACAGCTCAAGCGACAGACGTTGAAGGTCTATTCGTTGAAGTAGCGGCGACTGAAGCTGAGAAGTGTGACCGTTGTTGGCACCATACTCCAGATGTAGGCACTATCGAAGGTCACGAGAAAGTTTGTGGTCGTTGTGTGTCGAACATTGACGGTGAAGGCGAAGTGCGTAAGTTCGCATAACCGCTCAGAGAAAGACTGAACTTTTTGTAAAAATTATAGCCCCAGTATCAACTGGGGTTATTTTTAATTATAGGAAATGTGTTTCGCCAAGTTGAGTACTGATGATCACTTAAATCGAGTGAAAATGAATACTAACTTAGTAAATACTAGGAATAGAAATGAGTGAAGTTTCGTTAAAACAATCTGGTGTGCGTTGGTTATGGTTGGCTCTGCTGGTTTTCCTTGCCGATATCGGCATTAAACTTTTCGTCATGGACAACATGGGTTATGGCTGGGTAAATCGTATTGAGGTGCTGCCGTTCTTTAACTTTTTGTATGTTCATAACTATGGTGCGGCTTTTAGCTTCTTGAGCGACCAAAGTGGTTGGCAGCGTTGGTTATTTACCGGTATCGCATTTGCAGTAACAGGCATGCTGACGTACTGGATGAGCAAACTACCAGCGACAGAAAAGTGGAACAACATTGCTTATGCGATCATTATTGGTGGTGCGGTTGGCAACGTATTTGACCGAGTAGTACACGGCTTTGTTGTCGATTACTTAGACTTTTACTGGGGCACTTACCACTGGCCTGCTTTCAACTTAGCGGATATGGGAATCTGTATCGGTGCAGCGATGATCATCCTCGATGGTTTCCGCAAGAAAGACGAAAGCAAATAAGTGAATAAGCCTTAAGTAAAAACGCTTTGAAATAGATTGCCTTAAAGTCAGTCTATGACTCACAGAATAGAATAGCCCTAAGCGCTGTCGGTTGATTCCGGTGGCGCTTTTTTTTATGCTTCAGTCAACAAGGAAGCAAAGCACCATGCGTCCCCTAAATAATAAAGAAGTCTAAGGAAAGTAACGTGGCAGCAATTAAAAACGATTCAGCAGTAACCCTACATTTTACGATTAAAATGAAGGATGGTTCCGTTGCCGATAGCACCGAAAATATGGGTAAACCCGCGAAGTTCGTTATGGGTGATGGTAGCCTAAGTGAGAACTTCGAAGCGTGTTTGCTTGGACTTGAAACCGGTACTGAAAAGTCTATCGAACTGAAAGCACAAGATGCGTTTGGTATGCCGAACCCAGACCATATCCACCATATGGATAAAACAAAATTTGCTGGTGATGCTGATGTTGAAGTTGGCACTATCATGGCATTCTCTGGCCCTGACGGTATGGAAATCCCTGGGATTATCACTGATATCGCGGGAGACTCAGTAACGGTTGATTTTAATCACCCGT is a genomic window containing:
- the lspA gene encoding signal peptidase II, producing the protein MSEVSLKQSGVRWLWLALLVFLADIGIKLFVMDNMGYGWVNRIEVLPFFNFLYVHNYGAAFSFLSDQSGWQRWLFTGIAFAVTGMLTYWMSKLPATEKWNNIAYAIIIGGAVGNVFDRVVHGFVVDYLDFYWGTYHWPAFNLADMGICIGAAMIILDGFRKKDESK
- the fkpB gene encoding FKBP-type peptidyl-prolyl cis-trans isomerase, producing the protein MAAIKNDSAVTLHFTIKMKDGSVADSTENMGKPAKFVMGDGSLSENFEACLLGLETGTEKSIELKAQDAFGMPNPDHIHHMDKTKFAGDADVEVGTIMAFSGPDGMEIPGIITDIAGDSVTVDFNHPLAGQDVTFDVNILAVE